The following DNA comes from Acidobacteriota bacterium.
GCGAAGCTCACCCCATTCTGGGTGGTCCTTCACCACAATCGGAAAAGCCGACATCCAGTGGTAAAGCTGTTGATTGGTGAAAACAGTTGGCTGGCTGAAGATCCGACGAGGATTGGGATCAGCGGGGACTTCGCCAACTGGGACCTGGGGCGGCTGGCTGGTCAATTTGGCAACTCGGATGCGTGCCCGCCATTGATCATCTTCTGACATCTGGGAGGTGTTGGCTGGTTTGGCCCCGGTGCCCGCCGTTTCTTCTGCGCCTGACACCTTTTCGAAGACGAGCGTGGCATTGGTGCCAGTCAAGGTCATTTGTGTTCCACGCAGTGAAACAAGATATTCACCTGGTGTGTCGCCTTCCGGTTCAAATCGGAGGGTTGTCCCACGAACCACATACCGGCCTGTTTCACGCACCGGGGTATTTTCGACCACGATTTCAGCGCTGTACCGGCCATCCGGTAACAAAAGAATGGTCATTTTCATCTGTTCGGTTTCAGCAACCCATTGTCCGACCAGACTATTTTGCGCAGCGGCGGGTTCGACACCGCAGGCAACCAGCAAAAATAGGGTGAGCACTATCAGCACGAGGCGGGAAACGAACGTGTCAGCCATAATCTTCTCCGATTGGGACTGAGCCAATCAGAATGAGAGCTGGCTCAGTTAAGTAGATTTGAATTCAAGGTGTTCCAGCGTGGCCAGTGTCAGTTCCAGGGCAGTTCGGTCAGCTTCGTTCAACTGGGCAAACAGTTCAGTTTCAATTTTCTCTGCTGCCGCAAGCCACGATTTCAGCCGTTTTTTGGCTTCTTTGTGCAAATAGACCCGTTGTACTCGACGATCTGCCGGATCCGCGATGCGTTCGACCAGTTTGAGTTCGATCATGCGCTGGATAAACCGGGTCATGGTGGTTGAATCAAACCCAAGCTCGTCGGCCAGTTCACCAATTGTGGATGCATTGCGGTGGTTGAGCGCACTGAGCACCAGAAGCTGGACTGGGGTTACTCCTACATCGCGACATCGGCGCTCATAATGGCTCATGATTTTTCGAGAAATTCGCGCAATGCGAAATGAAGCTTGATCTGAGACTTTGTCAGTCATTTTTGAATGAAGAATTGAGAACTGAGAATGAAAAAAGTGGTTAGTGGTTAGTGGTTAGTGGCTAGTGGTTAGTGGTTGGTGGTTAGTGGTTAGTGGTTAGTGGTTAGTGGTTGGCATCTGAGGCTTGGAGCTTGGAACCTATTGATTTCTAACCACTAACCACCAACCACTTTCTTCATTCTTCATTCTGCTTTGCTGCTGGACGTTCCTTGCCTTCAAGTGCCTGCTTATAGGCGCCATTTGGAACATCCCCGATAGCAATTGCCTGGGAATAGGCTTCGATGGCGCTTTCACGCAGTTCAGCAAAATCATAAATGCGGCCAATCAGGAAATAGGCTTGCGAAACCAGCCATTTTTCTTCAGCCGAGGCAAGTGAGATTGCCTGCCGGTACATTTCGACGGTGTGGGCGAGTCGTTCTTCCTGGGCGGCAATCCGGTCACCTTCTTCAACATTTTCGTCCAATTCATCTTTTGAAGGCGTGTTGCTCAGGATTTGAGCCAGGCCAAAGACAGCACGGGCATTTTTCGGATCTTCTTTCAGGATGGCTTCCAAAATGGGTTTGGCATCCTTGTACTGACGCGTGCGAAGCAGGGCATCAGCATCCGTCAGTCGGCTGGCTATGGTGGGTGCGGCAGGGAGGCTGCTGGTTTCACCCCGCCGTTTTTCAACCCGGGCCCGTAATGTGCTGTTTTCTGCAACCCGCTTCTTTTCGCGTTCGACGTCAAAGGAGGCAAGCATTTTTGGAATCAAATCGTCAATTTCCACGCCGACCCGTTCCAGTACGTCCATTTCTTCATAAAAATGGTAGGCCAGCACGGCTCCGCGCTCATAGGCGGTTCCAACATCATAGCGGGCATCTTCATCGCCATAGGGCTGGGTTTTGGTAGCGGCTCGTCGTCGAAGACGGGCTTCCGAGGCGCGAATGAGTGATTCGCGAACGATTTCATACACACTGCGCTGGAGCTGGCTGTCAACTCGATCTTTGTTTGGCAGGGTGTCTTTCACCATGACGATTTCAGGTCGTCTGAGGGCCACGGCCACACCCGAACGGGCCACAATTGGCTCCAGGACAAACCGCAACAGGGTGAGTCGAATGGCGGAAAGCGGTGGCGCTGTGTGTGGGCCAACCACCATCAGGTAATCATCACCTGCCCGGCGAAGGGTGATGGTATCAACCCCGTTCAGCACATCATTGCGGGTATAGACGCGGTTGGCGGGACCAAGCAAGTCAGGCAATACAAACAGCCGTCGGACTCGATTCTGTGGCTTTTGCGGGGCGGGTTGTTCGGTTGGCTTCTTTTTATCGGCTGATTTGTCTTTCGATGGATCGGTATAGCCTGGCGATGTTTGGGCGTACCGGTCAGCCGGAGTCGAATCGGCTGGTAAGAGCAGAATTGGCCGGGTATGGAGCAGCGACAAAACCTCAACCATTTGGGTATCAACGGCTTCGATGAGCGAAAGCGCTGACTGTTGATACAATGGTAAATATTTAGGAATAAGTGATTTAACTGGGGTTTTAGTGTAAAACTCAGCGACCAGCGGTGCAAATTCAAAGAGTTCGTTGACATCGTTTGCCAGAAACTCGCGATCAGCCGGCGGAGTAAACGTCGGCGGAGCACCAAGCACAAAAGCCAGTGCAATATAACCGGTTGCCTGTGCTTCGGGTTCACGTTCCAGTTGAACGTGAACTTTAAAAAAGCTCTGGAGCTTGATCAGGAGTTGCGGATCAATGGTACCCAGATCTTTGCGGAGTTGTGCCCGAACGCTACTGGGCGGCATGCCTGGGGTTTCAACGTCAAACCCAGCGGCATTGAGGGCGGCCATGACCACAAACATGCGTTCGTCTACGCCGACAAACGTGTTGTATTGCTGAAGCTCGCGAATAGATTCAACCAGTTTGGCAACCTGGGGGTCAGTTTGGGTTGGTTGGGAGGATGGTGGTTGTTGAGCCAGCAGGGACGCTGAACTCGTCAGAACACACAGGAGGAGGGCAAAACAAAGAGAAATACGCATGGAAACCTTGTACATCAGGGGTCAGGGGTCAGGGCACTTTCAAGGGATGAGGGATGAGGGATGAGGGATGAAAAAAATCCGATTGTCCCATTGTCACCTTGTCATCTGGTTCAGGGACTTTGAATTTATGTCCTTTATGTCCCTTATGTCCTTTTTTCCTGTCCCCCGGAACCCTAAAACGAAATAGCTCCGTCGTCGCTGATCTTGACGCTTGTGTCGCCAAAATCGCTTTCAGACAGTTGTTTCACAATTGGAATAATGGCTTTGGTCGAATCAGCGAGTGGTCCGCCCGGTTTGATTTGCTTGAATGGATGGATTTTCCCACCTCGAAAAGCCCCGTCTTTGGGATCAATATGGACTTCCAAAATCATGGTTTTCCCAAGTTCTTCAGCCAGATTGAATTTGCCATAGGTGGCAAAATTGCCCAGGGAATAGGCAATGAGGCGATCTTTGTAAACTTCCATGCCCCGGCAGACGTGGGGCCCGTGTCCAATGACCAAATCGGCACCGGCATCAATCACGGTCCGGGCAAACTTGCGGAGGTGTCCGCGGGTCTCGCCCAGAAAGATTTCCACCTGGTCTGGAACGTGCAGATTCGCTGTGCCTTCGGCACCGCCGTGGAACGAGACAATCACCAAATCGGCTTTTTTGGTGGCGTCCGTGACCACCCGGCGGGCAATTTCAATGTCGTTCACGTTGTAGGAAACTGCGTTGGTGGCAAACCCGATAATGGCAATTTTGCGACCTTTGACCGTCATATAGGCGATGTCACCGATTTCACCAGCATGGGCAATGCCGAGTTCATCGAGTACCTTTTTGGAGCTGGCCATTCCCTGGGAACCAAAATCATTGGCGTGATTATTGGCCAGGCTCATGATGTCAATTCCAGCGTCTTTGAGATGTTTTCCATACCGGGTTGGCACTCGAAAGGCAAAGCAGCGGGTTGATTTGGGACCGCATTTTGTGGTGGTGCCGCCTTCGAGCATCGGGCCTTCGAGGTTCCCAAATGCAAGGTCTGCCGTGGTCAGAATCGGTGTGGCTTCCTTGAGTAAATCAGCCCCATCGTTGGGCGGCAGCCCTGATTCATCCGGGTAGGTTGACCCCAACATAATATCGCCCACACCCATAAACACGATGTTGGAAGCCGATGTCGCTGCCGGAGCCGGTTGGACTGGTGGTTCCTTCGGCGCTGGAGCCGGGGTTGATGCTGGTGACTGAGCCGTGGTGGGTTGACCTTCGACCGTGCAGGCGACGACCAGTCCGAGAAAACAAAATCCAAGCGAAAGTAAAATTCGTGAGTTCATACAGTTCCAGTGGGAAGGCATTGGGCCGAGGGCATTGGGCTGAAAACCAGGGCTTGGGGCTGAGAAAACCAGGGCTCAGGGCCAAGCCCCAGGCCCGATGTCTTTACATTCATAAACACACAAACAGCGAGGCAGGAAAATATCTCCCAAGCCCCGCTGTCTTAGTCGCCGTGAAAATGAAATGTGATGCCTGGCGTGGTTACTGCGGAAAGCTGGCCAGGGCTTTTTCTTCGTCGTCAAAGGTTTCGAAGACGGTCAAAAGCTTGGTAATGGCCAGAAGGTCCTGAATCTTTTTGGTAAGCTTCAACAACTTCAAATTGCCTTGTTGTTTGTTGACGGTGGTATAGCTGCTGACGAGTTCACCGATTCCGGAACTGTCAACATAGCTCACATCGCCAAGGTTCAGCAGGATGTATTTCGAGTTTCCATCGAGCAGGTTCCGAATCGCTTCACGGAGTTGGACACTGCCCTCGCCGATTGTGATTTTCCCACTCAAATCGAGGATTGAAACGTTGCCTGAGGTTCGTTGTGTGATCTTCAGAGACATGGGCGCTGCTCCTTAAAAAGGTTGAGTATGTGTTAACTTCTTTGAAAGCCCTCTGACCAGTACTCAGACTGGGTGAGAACAGACCTGAGTCCATTCTACCTTTCTCAATCGGCTGAAAGGCCGTCGGAGTCGGCGTCTTGAGGCGTTTCGGGCTTGCGTTTAATCATTCTGACCACCGTTCCACCTTGCGGATGAGTCGAAAAATTGACTTCGTCCATAAACGTCCGCATGTAGAAAATACCGCGTCCATTGGGGTTGAGAAGGTTTGATGGATCGAGTGGATCCGGTAAATGGCTTGCATCAAACCCCCGGCCACGGTCCCGGATGGAGACGTCAATGTGCTGTTCAAAAATCGTAAACCGCACATCGACTGGCTTGTGTGAATCAAGTTGATTGCCATGTTTGATAGCGTTAATGACTGACTCACGCACCGCAAGCCCTACCCAGTGTGCTTCTTCTGGGGGAAACCCGACAATCTGCGTGATGTTGTCAGTGACGGCGGCCACCAGTTCGATAAAACGATAACTACTGTCAATTGTGAGTTCTATCACATTTTCCGCCGTATTCATTGTTAAGTAATTGCCCTTTCACGGAGAGTTTTTTCGGTAGGCTGACAGAACCCGTTGCCGCCAGTCGAGACCTTGGATGTCGGACCTTTTTTTCCAGAAGCCAATCGTCAACGAAAACGACGTGGAAGGCAACTGTTTATTGCTGGCCAGCCAGCTCTGGGAAAAAGACACGATTCTGGGGAACTCTGACGGCCAACTCGCCCTGGGCGGTACACGAAACCAATGCTCGGGGTAAATTGACTGCAGCAAAAGTGCGTTGTGCGTGATTGCTGGGTGCTGAATGTCTTTGACTGAACGGATGTTGGGAAAAATTACGCCAACTTGTCTAGCATAGGCGCCCGGTTAAGTCAAGAAATGTCACTTGAGGGCTGAGGACATCGGGCGGAAGACTCGCAAGCTCGGAGCAAAGGAAGGGATGAGGGATGAAGGCTGAGGGCTGAAGAAAGCGGCTGAAGAATTGGTTTTATTTTATCCCTCATCCCTTCGATTGCCCTCAGCCCTGGTTTTCAGTCCCCAACTTAAAGACTCGCCGGGCATTTTCGGCAAAAAATTTGGCTTGAATCTCAACCGAAAGCCCAAGCTCC
Coding sequences within:
- a CDS encoding MarR family transcriptional regulator is translated as MSHYERRCRDVGVTPVQLLVLSALNHRNASTIGELADELGFDSTTMTRFIQRMIELKLVERIADPADRRVQRVYLHKEAKKRLKSWLAAAEKIETELFAQLNEADRTALELTLATLEHLEFKST
- a CDS encoding tetratricopeptide repeat protein: MRISLCFALLLCVLTSSASLLAQQPPSSQPTQTDPQVAKLVESIRELQQYNTFVGVDERMFVVMAALNAAGFDVETPGMPPSSVRAQLRKDLGTIDPQLLIKLQSFFKVHVQLEREPEAQATGYIALAFVLGAPPTFTPPADREFLANDVNELFEFAPLVAEFYTKTPVKSLIPKYLPLYQQSALSLIEAVDTQMVEVLSLLHTRPILLLPADSTPADRYAQTSPGYTDPSKDKSADKKKPTEQPAPQKPQNRVRRLFVLPDLLGPANRVYTRNDVLNGVDTITLRRAGDDYLMVVGPHTAPPLSAIRLTLLRFVLEPIVARSGVAVALRRPEIVMVKDTLPNKDRVDSQLQRSVYEIVRESLIRASEARLRRRAATKTQPYGDEDARYDVGTAYERGAVLAYHFYEEMDVLERVGVEIDDLIPKMLASFDVEREKKRVAENSTLRARVEKRRGETSSLPAAPTIASRLTDADALLRTRQYKDAKPILEAILKEDPKNARAVFGLAQILSNTPSKDELDENVEEGDRIAAQEERLAHTVEMYRQAISLASAEEKWLVSQAYFLIGRIYDFAELRESAIEAYSQAIAIGDVPNGAYKQALEGKERPAAKQNEE
- a CDS encoding CapA family protein, with translation MNSRILLSLGFCFLGLVVACTVEGQPTTAQSPASTPAPAPKEPPVQPAPAATSASNIVFMGVGDIMLGSTYPDESGLPPNDGADLLKEATPILTTADLAFGNLEGPMLEGGTTTKCGPKSTRCFAFRVPTRYGKHLKDAGIDIMSLANNHANDFGSQGMASSKKVLDELGIAHAGEIGDIAYMTVKGRKIAIIGFATNAVSYNVNDIEIARRVVTDATKKADLVIVSFHGGAEGTANLHVPDQVEIFLGETRGHLRKFARTVIDAGADLVIGHGPHVCRGMEVYKDRLIAYSLGNFATYGKFNLAEELGKTMILEVHIDPKDGAFRGGKIHPFKQIKPGGPLADSTKAIIPIVKQLSESDFGDTSVKISDDGAISF
- a CDS encoding STAS domain-containing protein: MSLKITQRTSGNVSILDLSGKITIGEGSVQLREAIRNLLDGNSKYILLNLGDVSYVDSSGIGELVSSYTTVNKQQGNLKLLKLTKKIQDLLAITKLLTVFETFDDEEKALASFPQ
- a CDS encoding ATP-binding protein; amino-acid sequence: MNTAENVIELTIDSSYRFIELVAAVTDNITQIVGFPPEEAHWVGLAVRESVINAIKHGNQLDSHKPVDVRFTIFEQHIDVSIRDRGRGFDASHLPDPLDPSNLLNPNGRGIFYMRTFMDEVNFSTHPQGGTVVRMIKRKPETPQDADSDGLSAD